The following are from one region of the Scylla paramamosain isolate STU-SP2022 chromosome 23, ASM3559412v1, whole genome shotgun sequence genome:
- the LOC135111986 gene encoding uncharacterized protein LOC135111986 isoform X2 has protein sequence MATPGEEREGAACLPTLCPQPGELLSSCPPLGRGHLSVLAETVQTQMQTQTHSMTSTLNYQSSSSSCSSTSASFSHVQEPVSILGKGRHYSASGSSSCSSASPRHTVKFSEPQEALRRTPESPRWKTQQTQEKLKYQETFKYKLHEAAASSTHRGTGHGITSIPEASATFESSNFRFTESSKLVGTSFRCPDSPRSKTRTRTPDRNSIIASMELKVPSFHDLSSSPAGSSGSGLSPLLGPPERRGLTILSPHNPTPELHFSSTFTVRTRKGKTIVLPKLRIPAFHSHSHDSIFLGSSSSLDQQQQNK, from the coding sequence ATGGCGACCccgggggaggaaagggagggcgCCGCCTGCCTCCCTACCCTTTGTCCTCAGCCCGGGGAGCTGCTGTCTTCCTGCCCCCCACTTGGTCGGGGCCACCTCTCCGTGCTCGCCGAGACGGTGCAGACCCAGATGCAGACCCAGACCCACTCCATGACCAGCACCCTCAACTAccagtcatcctcctcctcctgctcctccacctccgcctccttctcccacGTGCAGGAGCCGGTCAGCATCCTGGGCAAGGGGCGCCACTACTCCGCCTcgggctcctcctcctgctcctcggcAAGCCCCAGACACACCGTCAAGTTCTCAGAGCCGCAGGAGGCGTTGCGGCGCACGCCGGAGAGCCCGCGCTGGAAGACGCAGCAGACCCAGGAGAAGCTCAAGTACCAGGAGACTTTCAAGTATAAGCTGCACGAGGCGGCGGCGTCCAGCACGCACCGTGGCACGGGCCACGGCATCACCAGCATCCCCGAGGCCTCCGCCACCTTCGAAAGCTCCAACTTCAGGTTCACGGAGTCCTCCAAGCTGGTGGGCACGTCCTTCCGCTGCCCCGACAGCCCGCGCTCCAAGACGCGCACCAGGACGCCGGACCGCAACTCCATCATCGCCTCCATGGAGCTCAAGGTGCCGTCCTTCCACGACCTGAGCTCCTCGCCGGCAGGGAGCAGCGGTTCCGGCCTGTCGCCGCTGCTGGGGCCTCCGGAGCGCCGCGGCCTCACCATCCTGTCCCCGCACAACCCCACGCCGGAGCTgcacttctcctccaccttcaccgtAAGGACGCGCAAGGGCAAGACCATCGTGCTGCCCAAGCTAAGGATCCCCGCCTTCCACTCCCACTCCCACGACAGCATCTTCCTCGG